The sequence below is a genomic window from Streptomyces sp. B21-105.
CCGGCGAAACCGCGGTAGTGCAGCTCGTAGCAGAGGTACAGGGCCAGCTGGAGGTCGTCGCCGTACGGGGAGGCGGACGCCGCCGCCTCGGTCGCCGGGAGGGGGCCCGCGTCCTCCAGGTACGCGCGGACGGCCGTGGAGAGCGGGCCTCGGGGGGCCGGCAGCGGCGGTCCGGCAAGGTCGTGTGCCATGCGGGCCGGGTACCCCGCGGGCGACGGAACACCCCCTCGGCCTGCGGTGGGACGGCGGTGGGTCCGCCCGGGGAATCCGGCACGGGGAGGGGCATCGGCACAGGGAAAGACGGGGGAGGCCGCCGTCCGGTGCGGACGGCGGCCTCCTCTCCCCGGTGGGCGGCTCCCGCGCCCGATACGGCACGTCACATGTGGATCACCGGCGCGGCGTCCGCGTCCTGCTCCGGCACTCCGCGGCGGAAGAGCGCGAAGGCGACGACCGCGCCCGCGGCGAAGAAGCCGGCCGACCACCAGAACGCGGTGGTGTAGCTCTCGATGGTGGCCTGCGCCTGGACCAGCTTGTCCGCCGGGTTCTTGCCGGCCAGGTAGTCCGTCGCGGCGCTCGTGGCGAGGGTGTTCAGAAGGGCCGTCCCGATCGATCCGCCCACCTGCTGCATCGCGTTGACGGTGGCCGAGGCCACGCCCGCGTCCTCGGCGGCGACCCCGCCGGTGGCCAGCTGCATGGCGGGCGGCATGACCAGACCGAGGCCGATGCCGATGACGACCAGCTGCGGCAGGACGGCGCTCAGGTAGTGCGAGCCGACGCCGATCCCGGTCAGCCAGGCCATGCCTGCCGCGGCGACGGCGAAGCCCAGCGGGATGACCGCCTTCGGGCCCAGCCGCGGCACCAGGGCCGTCGTGCCGAGCTGCGCCGCGATCATGAGCGCGGCGACCATCGGCAGGAACGCCACACCCGTCTTCGTCGGGCTGAAGCCGAGGTTCAGCTGCAGGTAGTAGGTGAGGAAGAGGAACACGCCGAACATGCCGGCGCCGGAGATCAGCACGGCGAAGAACGAGGCCGCGCGGTTGCGGTCGAGCAGGATGCGCAGCGGCAGCAGCGGGTGCGCGGCGCGGGTCTGCCACCAGGTGAAGGCGGCCAGCAGCAGGCCGCCCGCGATCAGGAAGCCCCAGGTCAGCGGCGAGGCCCAGTCGTGGGTCTCCGCGTTGGAGAAGCCGTAGACCAGGGCGAACAGACCGGTGGCCACCAGGACGGTGCCGGGCACGTCCAGCTTGGAGTTCGCGGCGTCGCGGTGGTGGGTGAGCAGGAGCCAGCCGCCCGCGAAGGCGAGGACGGCGATGACGACGTTGACATAGAGCGTCCAGCGCCAGTCGAACGCGTCGGTCAGGACGCCGCCGAGCAGCAGGCCCACCGCGCCGCCCGCGCCGGCGATGGCGCCGTAGACGCTGAACGCCCTGGCCCGCTCCTTGGCGTCGGTGAACGTGGTGTTGAGGAGGGAGAGCGCGGCCGGGGCGAGGAGCGCGCCGAAGGCGCCCTGCAGCGCGCGGGCGGTGACCAGCATCTCGAAGTTGGTGGCGGCGCCGCCGAGCGCCGAGACGGCGGCGAAGCCGACGACGCCGATCAGGAAGGCCGTCTTGCGGCCGAAGAGGTCGGCTATGCGGCCGCCGAGCAGCAGCAGCGAGGCGAACGCCAGGGCGTACGCGGTGACGATCCACTGCCGGCTGCCGTCGGAGAAACCGAGGTCGGCCTGGGCGGAGGGCAGGGCGATGTTCACGATGGTGGCGTCCAGCACCACCATCAGCTGGGCGAGGGCGACCACCGCGAGGATCCACCACTTCTTGGCGGAGGCCGCGGACGGATCCTGCTCGGCGCCCGTGCGGGCGTCTTCCGTCAAAGTTTTGGAGGCCATGGGGAACCACTCCAGGGACGTCGGCGAAGAACACGTAAACGAAACTGTTTCGTACACCTGGAGGCTAGACCAGTTTCTGCGAAACGGCAAAGTTTCGTTAGTGGGTATCGGATCGCTGGTCCCGGATCGCTGGTGCCGGGTGCCGGGTGCCGGGTAGTGGGGGTGAGCGGGGGGCGATCAGCCCGCCGGGCGCGTCCGGCGGGCTCTACGCCAGCTGTCGTCGCAACAGCTCGTGCAGTCGGCCGCCGGTGTCCGCGAGGAGCCGGGCCGGCGGACCCTGCTGGGTGATCCTGCCGTTCTCCATCACGACCACCCGGTCGGCGTCCATCACCGTCGACAGCCGGTGCGCGATGACCACGCGCGTCGCGTTGAGCTTGCGGGTGCTCTCGATGACCGTGCGCTGCGTCTCGTTGTCGAGGGCGCTGGTCGCCTCGTCGAAGAACAGGATGCGCGGCCGCCGGATCAGCGCCTGCGCGATCATCAGCCGCTGACGCTGACCGCCCGAGACGGACCCGCTGCCGGAGACGATCGTGTGCAGCCCCATCGGCATGCGTCTGACGTCCTCCGCGAGCCCCGCCAGTTCGGCCGCCGCCATCGCCTCCTCCGGCGTGTAGGCCCCCGTCCCGCAGATGACGTCCAGCAGCGAGCCGGTGAACGGCTGGGCGTGCTGGAGCACCACCCCGCACTGCCGGCGCACCGCCGCCTGGTCCAGCGCCGCCAGGTCCTGGCCGTCGTACAGCACACTGCCCGAGAGGGGCCTGTCGAAGCCGATTAGCAGCCGCAGCAGGGTCGACTTGCCGCACCCGCTCGGGCCGACGACCGCCACGAACTCGCCCGGCCGCACCTCGAAGGAGACGTCGTCGAGAACGAGGGGACCGTCGTCGGAGTAGCGGAACGAGAGCCGACGGGCCTCGAGCGCGCCGGTCAGCGGGCCGGGGCGGATGTTCGCGCTGCGCACCTCCGGGGTGGCCTCCAGCACCGGCCGGATCTCCTCGAACAGCGGCAGCGCGGCCACCGCCGAGACGAACGCGCCGGTCAACGAGGTGACCGAGGTGAGCAGCATCGTCATGGAGGTGTTGAAGGTGAGGAAGTCCGCCGCCGACAGCGCGCCCCGTGCGGGGCCGGCCAGCAGCATGAACATCAGCAGCGAGCACAGCGGCAGGTACACCGAGCCCAGCACCGCGCTGAGGTTCTTGATCCGGCCGAGCCGCTGCTGGAGCTCACGGCTGCGCGCGAACTGCGCCGCCCAGGCCGCGTACGCGTAGTTCTCGGCCGCCGCCACCCGCAGCTTCGGCAGCCCGCGCAACGTCTGGAACGCCTGGTTGTTCAGCTTGTTGGAGAGCACGACGAGCCGCCGCTGCCAGCGCACCTGCCACAGCCCGAGCGCCAGGAACACCGACGCGATCACGACCAGCATGCCGATCGCGGCCAACGCCATCGGCACGCTGTACCAGAGCAGCAGCCCCAGGTTCATCGCGCCGACCGTGACGGACTGGGCGACCGACGGACCGAGCCCCGCCAGCAGCCGGCGGATCGCGCTGACCCCCATCGCGGCACTGGCCAGCTCGCCCGTCGACCGCTCGGCGAAGAACGTCGTCGGCAGCCTGAGCAGCCGGTCCCACACCGCCGGCTGGAGCGTCGCCTCGACCCGGCCCTCCAGCCGCAGGATGGTCAGGTTCTGCAGCAGTGTGAACGCCGCCGCGACCACGCCGGCGACCATCACGGACAGGCACACCTGCACGATGAGCCCCTGCTGGGCCTTCGGCACGTACTCGCCCAGCACCTTGCCGGTGGCGATCGGCACCAGCGCCCCGATCGCCACCGTCACCAACCCGCTGAGCAGCAGGTTCGTCAGGTCCCCCGTGGTGCCGCGCATACAGAACCGCAGCAGACCGAGGGGGCTGAGCCGCCGCTCCGGCAACGGCCGGTAGAACATGACGGCCCGCGGCTCGAACTCCTCCGCGCCCGCCTTCTCCACCGGCGTCTCCCGACCGGTCGCCGGGTGCACGGCGACATAGCCGCCGCGCCGCCACAGCAGCGCGACCGGCGCCCCGGACAGCGCCCGGCGCCCGACCAGCGGCCCCACGTCGTCGCGCCACCAGCGCCCGTCGAGGCGGACGGCCCGGGCCCGTACCCGGGAGGCGAGGGCGACCCGCTCGACCGGGTCCAGCCGGTCGTCGTCGGGGCCCGTCCGGGCGGGCTCGGCAAGGGTGATCCCGGCGGCCCGCGCGACCAGGCGGCAGGCGGCGAAGGTCGCGTCGGCGTCGGCGGCCGTCGCACGCCGCCCGGACTTCCCGCCGATCGACGCGAGGAGCGTGCGGTCGGCCTCGGCGCGCACCGCCTCGCCGGCCTTGATCCCGGCTGCCGTACGCGTCTCATGGGTGCGTTCCAGCTGCTCGATCCAGCGGTCCAGGGTGGTCAGCAGCCGGTACTGCTGGTCGACCATGGACTGCCACACCGCAGGGTCCATCAGCAGGTCGGCGGCCGCCTCCGCGCCGTACAGCGAGCCGTACTGCACACTGCCCGGCGGGACCTGCATCCAGAACACGTCGTCGTCCTGGACCTGGGCGGACCCTTCCGTGGCCATCGGCGCCTGGAAGAGGACCGACAGACCGCGGCCGACGCCGAGGGCGAGCGCGTACTCCAGCGGGCTCGAAGTCGGCGGCACGTAAAGGGGGTTGCCGTACTCGTCGTACGACCAGGTCCGGGTGTCCGCGGGCTGGTACAGCTCGCGCAGCCCGACGCGGTGCACCACGCA
It includes:
- a CDS encoding MFS transporter, translating into MASKTLTEDARTGAEQDPSAASAKKWWILAVVALAQLMVVLDATIVNIALPSAQADLGFSDGSRQWIVTAYALAFASLLLLGGRIADLFGRKTAFLIGVVGFAAVSALGGAATNFEMLVTARALQGAFGALLAPAALSLLNTTFTDAKERARAFSVYGAIAGAGGAVGLLLGGVLTDAFDWRWTLYVNVVIAVLAFAGGWLLLTHHRDAANSKLDVPGTVLVATGLFALVYGFSNAETHDWASPLTWGFLIAGGLLLAAFTWWQTRAAHPLLPLRILLDRNRAASFFAVLISGAGMFGVFLFLTYYLQLNLGFSPTKTGVAFLPMVAALMIAAQLGTTALVPRLGPKAVIPLGFAVAAAGMAWLTGIGVGSHYLSAVLPQLVVIGIGLGLVMPPAMQLATGGVAAEDAGVASATVNAMQQVGGSIGTALLNTLATSAATDYLAGKNPADKLVQAQATIESYTTAFWWSAGFFAAGAVVAFALFRRGVPEQDADAAPVIHM
- a CDS encoding NHLP bacteriocin export ABC transporter permease/ATPase subunit; its protein translation is MTAVSEGELDVVLAALGRMGSRIDCAGSGRLDLEGPQVLWLVAAGALDLFAVDAEQQGHWHHLGRLEAGSLLLGPVAGPQHTLVARPLRDCVVHRVGLRELYQPADTRTWSYDEYGNPLYVPPTSSPLEYALALGVGRGLSVLFQAPMATEGSAQVQDDDVFWMQVPPGSVQYGSLYGAEAAADLLMDPAVWQSMVDQQYRLLTTLDRWIEQLERTHETRTAAGIKAGEAVRAEADRTLLASIGGKSGRRATAADADATFAACRLVARAAGITLAEPARTGPDDDRLDPVERVALASRVRARAVRLDGRWWRDDVGPLVGRRALSGAPVALLWRRGGYVAVHPATGRETPVEKAGAEEFEPRAVMFYRPLPERRLSPLGLLRFCMRGTTGDLTNLLLSGLVTVAIGALVPIATGKVLGEYVPKAQQGLIVQVCLSVMVAGVVAAAFTLLQNLTILRLEGRVEATLQPAVWDRLLRLPTTFFAERSTGELASAAMGVSAIRRLLAGLGPSVAQSVTVGAMNLGLLLWYSVPMALAAIGMLVVIASVFLALGLWQVRWQRRLVVLSNKLNNQAFQTLRGLPKLRVAAAENYAYAAWAAQFARSRELQQRLGRIKNLSAVLGSVYLPLCSLLMFMLLAGPARGALSAADFLTFNTSMTMLLTSVTSLTGAFVSAVAALPLFEEIRPVLEATPEVRSANIRPGPLTGALEARRLSFRYSDDGPLVLDDVSFEVRPGEFVAVVGPSGCGKSTLLRLLIGFDRPLSGSVLYDGQDLAALDQAAVRRQCGVVLQHAQPFTGSLLDVICGTGAYTPEEAMAAAELAGLAEDVRRMPMGLHTIVSGSGSVSGGQRQRLMIAQALIRRPRILFFDEATSALDNETQRTVIESTRKLNATRVVIAHRLSTVMDADRVVVMENGRITQQGPPARLLADTGGRLHELLRRQLA